Proteins co-encoded in one Myxococcales bacterium genomic window:
- a CDS encoding AAA family ATPase, with translation MPYALSDDKRGQPVLVARGLEQLFGQGPAGTGVGDFLKSPLHRGEIRMLATTTPEGLRKIADKDATVLRAFTTLPIDEPSVDGAVEILRGVASRYEDRHQVEISEGAINSAVRLAKRYLQDRFLPDSAIDLLDESSASKRVETDGIPALVDAAIRRAESLKAQLHSLERTDDAATRATRDRLAAELTELEPKVTEMKSKLESRRGAVAAVRALKSELESSRAALEDARGKKDFAKLGELEHVTVPELEKRYHAAEEAARSVGVVVEGSRVVTESDVAGTLAIWTGIPVAKMLEGEADKLLKMEARLEQRVVGQDEAVKAIARAVRRGRVGLRDPGKPIGSFLFLGPSGVGKTELGKALAEFLFDDEAALTRLDMSEFMERHMAQRLIGAPPGYADSEQGGFLTEAVRRRPYSVLLFDEVEKAHADVFNLLLQVLDDGRLTDGRGRTADFSNTVVIMTSNIGSQRILETDVKLFETEDGREALRDVLMSQLSEFFRPEFLNRIDDVVVFRSLTKADLRKIVDIQLRRLEKLLADRRVKLELTEEAKGRLVELGYEPALGARPLRRAILKQLQDPLAESLLGNRYAEGTTIKVGLDGEKKMTFTV, from the coding sequence ATGCCCTATGCGCTCTCGGACGACAAGCGCGGCCAGCCCGTGCTCGTGGCGCGGGGCCTCGAGCAGCTGTTCGGACAGGGCCCGGCCGGCACCGGCGTCGGGGATTTCCTGAAGTCGCCGCTTCACCGCGGCGAAATCCGCATGCTCGCCACCACCACCCCCGAGGGATTACGCAAGATCGCCGATAAAGACGCGACCGTGTTGCGCGCGTTCACGACCCTGCCCATCGACGAGCCGAGCGTGGACGGCGCCGTCGAGATCCTGCGCGGCGTCGCCAGCCGCTACGAAGATCGGCACCAGGTCGAGATCAGCGAGGGCGCCATCAACTCCGCCGTGCGCCTCGCCAAGCGCTACTTGCAGGACCGCTTCCTCCCGGACAGCGCCATCGACCTGCTCGACGAGAGCTCGGCCTCGAAGCGCGTCGAGACCGACGGCATCCCGGCGCTGGTGGACGCCGCCATCCGCCGCGCCGAGTCCTTGAAGGCGCAGCTCCATTCGCTCGAGCGGACGGACGACGCAGCGACGCGAGCCACCCGAGACCGGCTCGCCGCGGAGCTCACCGAGCTCGAGCCCAAGGTCACCGAGATGAAGAGCAAGCTCGAGTCCCGGCGCGGCGCGGTGGCGGCGGTCCGCGCCCTGAAGAGCGAGCTCGAATCGTCCCGCGCCGCCCTGGAAGACGCCCGCGGCAAGAAGGACTTCGCAAAGCTCGGTGAGCTCGAGCACGTCACCGTGCCGGAGCTCGAGAAGCGCTACCACGCCGCCGAGGAGGCCGCGCGCAGCGTCGGCGTCGTCGTCGAGGGCTCGCGCGTGGTCACGGAGAGCGACGTCGCCGGGACGCTCGCCATCTGGACTGGCATCCCGGTCGCCAAGATGCTCGAAGGCGAGGCCGACAAGCTGCTCAAGATGGAAGCGCGGCTCGAGCAGCGCGTCGTGGGCCAGGACGAGGCCGTCAAGGCCATCGCCCGCGCCGTGCGCCGCGGCCGCGTCGGCCTGCGCGATCCCGGCAAGCCCATCGGCAGCTTCCTCTTCCTCGGCCCGAGCGGCGTCGGCAAGACGGAGCTGGGCAAGGCCCTGGCGGAGTTCCTGTTCGACGACGAGGCCGCCCTCACCCGGCTCGACATGAGCGAGTTCATGGAGCGCCACATGGCCCAGCGCCTGATCGGCGCGCCCCCCGGCTACGCCGACAGCGAGCAAGGCGGCTTCCTCACCGAGGCCGTCCGCCGCCGCCCCTACTCCGTCCTGCTCTTCGACGAGGTCGAGAAGGCCCACGCAGACGTCTTCAACCTGCTCCTCCAGGTGCTCGACGACGGCCGCCTCACCGACGGCCGCGGCCGCACCGCCGACTTCTCGAACACCGTGGTGATCATGACGAGCAACATCGGCTCGCAGCGCATCCTGGAGACCGACGTGAAGCTGTTCGAGACCGAAGACGGCCGCGAGGCCCTGCGCGACGTGCTGATGAGCCAGCTCAGCGAGTTCTTCCGCCCCGAGTTCCTGAACCGCATCGACGACGTGGTCGTGTTCCGCTCCCTGACCAAGGCCGACCTGCGCAAGATCGTCGACATCCAGCTACGCCGCCTGGAGAAGCTCCTGGCCGACCGCCGTGTGAAGCTCGAGCTGACGGAGGAGGCCAAGGGCCGCCTGGTCGAGCTCGGCTACGAGCCCGCCCTCGGCGCGCGCCCGTTGAGGAGGGCGATCTTGAAGCAGCTGCAGGATCCCTTGGCGGAGTCGCTGTTGGGCAACCGGTATGCGGAGGGGACGACGATCAAGGTGGGGCTGGATGGGGAGAAGAAGATGACGTTCACGGTGTGA
- a CDS encoding transposase → MRRRSSTAEIGDEWSGSLIITRPPIAQDRLERRQDGRLELIFKKVWRDGTRALVLEPHDLIARLVAAVPPPRFHMLRYFGCSRATHRAGPSSCPSRPWMRPVTSHLRLEAISSSCSARRTMRRSGGSGGRGCWRTCSRPMSRRARVAPAR, encoded by the coding sequence ATGCGGCGCAGGTCATCGACGGCCGAGATCGGCGACGAGTGGAGCGGCTCGCTAATCATCACGCGCCCTCCGATCGCGCAGGACCGCCTCGAGCGCCGGCAGGACGGCAGGCTCGAGCTCATCTTCAAGAAGGTGTGGCGGGACGGCACCCGCGCGCTGGTGCTCGAGCCCCACGACCTGATTGCGCGGTTGGTGGCGGCCGTGCCGCCTCCACGCTTTCACATGCTCCGGTATTTCGGGTGCTCTCGAGCCACTCATCGCGCCGGGCCCTCGTCGTGCCCAAGCCGCCCGTGGATGCGGCCTGTCACAAGCCACCTCCGGCTCGAGGCGATCAGCTCGAGCTGCTCGGCGAGAAGGACGATGCGCCGGTCGGGCGGAAGCGGTGGGCGTGGTTGCTGGCGCACGTGTTCGCGGCCGATGTCGAGACGTGCCCGCGTTGCTCCGGCCCGATGA